TAGTTTAGCAGCAGGAAATAAAATATGCCAGCATGCATAAAGACCTTATCAGGGTATATGAAGAACAGGCCCCAAATGAATTATCCCATTTTTTTTACGACAATGCCATCGCGATAGACCAGTTGATTCAGCAATATGAGTCCTGGAACCTTGCCAATATGCGGCGGCAGCTGCAACGTATTCATGAGATAAAGAGAGGTATTCGTGTACTTACGGGGAATCATGGATGGACGGATATTGACGGCCTGGATATTTGTTACCAGTTTTTGCGGCCGGGAGTGCCGGCTATAAACATAGAAGCGGGGTTCACGGCAACGCGTACACAGGCAGCGGGTGAATTTGTGATTAATATAACGACGACTGGCATACAGGCCTGGAATTATTACGAGGATCAGTTGCTGCAGGCGTATACGGTTTATGAGCCAGTCATTGCGGTACAGAAGACGATATTGCAGGTGTCGGCCATTGCCGGAGACGAGCACGATAAGATCATGGAGGAACTCTTACAGGTATACGATTTTTTGCAGACCCTGTGTGGTCAGGTTCAGGGGTACAAGGTGACAGTACCTGGTTTATCCCAATCATAATCAATTCATTATCATAAATTTCACATATTACCCCCTTTTCTTTGCGATAGCAATTCGTTTATTTATTTTATCTTTTTTATTTTATTAACAAGTCATTAACCACTCGCCCAAATCATTTTATTAGTTTAGCATTATGCTGATCAATGGCGATAAAAAGGGTAGGTATTAAAATGGAAAAGATAAATTAGTACTGGTATTGGAACATAATTTTTTGCTGTAGTGGAGCGTATTAAACCCCAATCGTTTGAATACCTGGCATTGTTCGAACCCTGCTGACAGGCTACCTGAAATTTGATCATCATATTCAAATCGCACATTTCATGTGACAGTGTTAACTGCCTTTTTAGAGGCATCATCAAGATCGCCGTTAAACAAACACGATTATGTACCCAATATTACATGATGAAAATAAGCTGCTTTTAATTGACCGCTTCATTACAGAGTATGTTCATGCGGGTCATGTGCCTACGGAGTACCTGCAATTGGTGATTCCGAATGCGGGCTTGTATTTTGAGTCGGACAGTGATTTTGATATGTTATCGCAGCATATGCAGTTGGGTTATTTTTCAGTGTGGTTACATGATATTTTTGCGAAGAAGGATATTGTATTGTGTCCGTATTCACCGTATCATTTGTGGGCATTGCATTTTATGTATGAGGATACTTTGAGGACGGAGTCGATCAAGATACCGGAGTTTATGCTGGAGGAGCGGCAGTGTAATTTGTTCAATTTGTATTCGGAGATGCACAGGGTGCCGATGAAGGCGGGGCAGAAGGTGTTGTCATTTCATATAAATATAATGCCGTCCAATGTGCCGAAGTTGGTGCAGCAGTACCCGGGATTGTATAACCTGGCGAATAAGCGGTTGGAGAAGTTTAGCGGGATGATAAATGACAGGCCTTACAGGATAAATGCGGTGTGTAATTATTTGATCCAAAGTATAGTCTCGTGTAAGTATGTGGAGGAGGTAGCGCAGTATTATTTGCATAGGTGTTGTGTGGATTTGTTTTTGAATTTTTCATTGCAGGATGCGACGCCACCGCCGACGATCCAGTTGTTTACGCCGATACAGACGGTGATGTTGCACCAGGTGTTTAATTATGTGACGACGAATCCGCATATGCAGCATAGTGTGGCGGAGTTGGCGAATATGTTTAATATGCCGGGGGCGCAGTTGGCGCAGGGGTTCAGACATCATTTTTGTATTGGGATCACGCCGTTTATAAATATGGTGCGGATGATGCATGTGTATAATAGTATTATGCAGAAATCGATTACGCTGGGGATGGTGGCGGCGGCTACGGGGTATAGGAATACGGTGGATATGTTGAAGGAGGTGGATGGGTATTATGAGTGTAATGTAATGGTGATGAGGAGGGAGCAGTAGTTGAATTAAATACAGATAAAGTGTTCGGAAATTCCGAATAGTACAATAGGGCAATTCCGGATTGCCTGGTAAAGGTTAACCCGATCCGGCATTATGCCTTTCGGGCGGGTTTCAATTGTTTGCAATAAATAAAATTAGCCGGGCAGGAATGCCCGGCCATTATGGATATAGACTAAAAAATTCAATCAATGTGCAATGCTAGACTTTTGTTATCAAAAATCGGTTAATGCGGAGTTAATAATCTCAGATTTTTTCTCTTTTACTCACATTATTTATCATTTGTAATTAATTGTTGATCATACAAATCCTTTACCCTATTCCATCCCGGGCGATGGCTGGTTTAAAAATGAACGAAATGAACAGGCCGCATGATGTATATTTTCCTATATTGCATTTACTATCAGGATCACCTATACCTGGTACCCTCCAAATAACTATGACTAAAATTTACTATTGTTAACCATTAGCGCTAACACATTATGAAAACTCCCTTGAACCCGCTGAATCAGCTGGTAGAAAGCCTACAATTTCTTAAACAACCAGAAGACGATATCACACCATATGAACTGATTGCGTCCATACACCAGGGAACTATCAATGCCATCAGTCATCTGAAAGCAGCACTGGAAACATGCCGGTTAAACGGGCTGCATGAACAGGCCATGCAACGTTATATCCTCATCTGTCAGCAAAGGTTATGTGCCGTGATGAATGAATTACCAACGGCCTGGCTGAATACAGAATTGTCCTCCTCGCATACGATACAGGAGAACACTGCATTGTTACGGGCTGATATTTGTTTTCAGCTGGATGAGTTTCTAATTTACCTGAGAGACACCTTCCCTGCTTATTTCAATCGGTTGCTACCATTACCCAATATTCATAAGGAGATTATCAGGCAGCAGTTGCTACCGGGTATTCCGCTTATAAAAAGGTGGTTTGATATAACAGAGGAGAGTTGCCATGACCTGCAGGATTTGATCCTTGACATGTTTGATCAGCTGGAGCCGGCGTCGCCTCAGCGCCTGAATGATGCGAAACTGCAGTTTTTGGTACAACTACATCAGCATTTACTACGCCTGCTGGACCAGGAGAATTATAATTTACAGCATCACCAGTTGCAGTATGTGCTGTTCTGCCTGAACTGTAATACAACGGATTTTTATCATTATTGTACGACCTGGCTGAACAGGCAATTGCATAAGGTGAATTCACTGGAAGAGCAAATGAAGTTGCTGAAAGATACGTATACGGATATGCAGCAATTGCAGTTGCGCTCAGGACAGGCGTATTGTCCGGATGCGCCGCCGATCAGGGATCTGCTGCAGGAGTGGTTGGTGGTGGAGATCAAATTCCTGGAGCGGAAAATGAAGGAGGAGCCGGGCTTATTGATCACGCATGAGAAGATCCACACGAATATGTCGGTGTCGATGATAGCGTTGATGCTGCGGCTGCTGCGGGCGATGGGGCAGTTGTCGCAGAAACATGTGGAAGAGGCGTTCAGGTTATTGCCAAGGTATTTTATGGCGAGGCGGAACGAGACGTTTACAGAGAGTATATTCAGGGCGAAATATAAGGAGCTAACGAGTAGTACATTGAGCAGGATAGTAGGGATAGGGCAGGAATTGCTGAAGATGCTGAAGCCGGAGGAGCGGACGAGCAAGACGAGGCGATCGTCTTTGTGATATAAATTTTCAGCCCCCTCGGATTTAGATCCGAGGGGGCTGAAATATGCTTATGTCTTCTTTTAAACAGTTTTAATCCTGCGAAGCAGGGCTTCTTTGTTTTACTTTTTCAGTTACGATTACTTCTTCTTTTTCTTCTTCTTCACTTTTTCCATCTCCTCATTATGCTGATCTAAGAGCAGTTGCCAGTTATCATTCGGAATATCCTCAGAGAAACTGATCGTCTGCCGATAATCATTCTTATCAATCTTCATCACCGTGATTTCCTTTCCTAAATATTTCTGGATCTCATCCAGCACCGGCTTCTCCTCATCACTACAAAACGATACGGCCTGTCCTTTCTGCACCCCACGGCCAGTACGCCCTACCCTATGTACATAATTCTCCGGCACATCCGGCAAATCATAATTCACCACATAATCCACATTCGGAATATCTATCCCTCTCGCATTCACGTCAGTTGTGATCAACAATTTCACCTTCCCACTCTTAAAATCTTCCATGGCCTCCAGGCGGTTCTCCTGCTCCTTACCACCATGCATCACCAGGGCCGGGATCTCCACCCTCTCCATGGCCGCCTGTACACGCTCAGCACGCACCTTTGTTCTCACGAACACCAGGATCTTCCCTTCCGGGAACTCCTTCACCAATCTCTCCAGGAAGAAACGCTTATCATCCATACTTACAAATGCCACGGCATGCTGTACGTTCTTTGACACCGGATCTTCAGGGGAAATCTGGATCCTGATCGGATTCCTTACCACAGAATAAGCCAGGTCTTTAATATCCGTATCAATGGTCGCGGAGAAGAAAAGGGTCTGGTGCCTGCGGCCCATATGTTTTAGTACATCCCTGATATCACGGATGAAACCCAGGTCCAGCATATGATCCGCTTCATCCAGGATCAGGGTTTCGGTAAAACTAAGGTCTATAAATCCCCTGCTGATGAGGTCAAACATCCTGCCTGGGGTGGCGATGAGTACATCAACCCCTTTGGCCAGTTTTTCCAGCTGCGGGCCTTCGTCTACGCCACCAAAAAGGCCTAATATATTGAGTTTGGTATACTTGGCAATGGTAACGAATACTTCGGCGATCTGGATGGCCAGTTCACGGGTAGGTACCATTACGACACATCTTACCTCTCCTTTGGTTTTTTTAGGGAGTCTTGAGAGCTTTTGTTGCAGCAAATGCAGCACCGGGATGGCGAAGGCAGCGGTTTTTCCGGTACCGGTCTGGGCTATCGCCATTACGTCATCCCCCTTCAATATAGATGGGATCGCCTTAAATTGGATATCTGTCGGGCGTTTGAATCCCAATTCCTCCAGGCTTCTTTTTATCTCCGGGGAAATACGATACTGTTCAAATTTCATGTTGCAAAGATATGGGATGTAGGGGGAATGTGGGGGGGTGGGGGAAGATGGTTTTTTGGGGGAGGGTGTGAGGGGGTGTTTTGGGGGGAAGGCGTTTTCGGGGGGAATTGGAGGATGATGTTTTTTTGGGGAGGGTGTGATGGGGAAATTGGAGGATGATGTTTTTTGGGGGGGGGGGTGATGGGAGAATTGGAGGAGGATGTTTTTTTGGGAGGAGAGTGTGAGGGGAGAATTGGAGGAGGATGTTTTTTGGGGTGGGGGTGATGGGGGAGAGTTGGAGGAAGATGTTTTTTGGGGGTGGGTGTGATGGGAGAGGAGGAGGAGGATGTTTTTTGGGGGAGGGTGTGATGGGGGAATTGGAGGAAGATGTTTTTTTGGAGGAAGGTGTGAGGGGGAATTGGAGGAAGATGTTTTTTTGGAAGAGGGTGTGATGGGAGAGTTGGAGGAGGATGTTTTTTGGGGGTGGGTGTGAGGGGGAATTGGAGGAAGATGTTTTTTGGGAGGAGAATGTGAGGGAAAGGAAGGAGTAAATATGATTTTAGGAAGGAGGTTTTTGATAAAACGTTTTTGAGTTTTGATTTTAAAAATATCAGAATAATAAGGGTATGTTTTTATTTTTTTAATTAAAAACAATCGCCGTAAATTCAATACTGCAAAGGTTTTTAAACTAAAAACATTTTAAATTATGAATGTCAATTTGCAAGAGGAAAAGCAAACAATTCTAGCGGCGATGGACCGTACAAAACGGGGTTGCTGGGCAACGCCCCTGGAATTATCCAGGATCTCCGGCATCGACCTAGAGCGTGTATTAAGGGTAGTCTACAATTCTTATGAGTTCCTGCAATGTTCTTATCTGAGTGACGATGGACTTCCCATGTTCACCTCAAGAAAGATTTATAAGGAAAGAGCTCCATTGTGGAACAAATTTTTAAGTTTTATAAAAAGCGAATATGTTTAAGATTCCAATTTCCATTATTTTTTGCATGTCAGGGGCTTTAGGAGCCCTGATTATTAAGTTTATTGACGACTCAACGTTAAAGCCGGAAGATAGGCCTGATTTCCGCTCACTACTGTACTATACAAGAGGCGCGGCATGGCTTTTACTGGCTGGCATTATTGGTTTTGTTTATTTTGATAACGAACCAATTTTCAGTAATAAGTCTATTTATTTCCATACGGGTGCCTCCGCACCTGTAATTGTAAAGGCATTGAAAGATTCAATCCCTTCACAGATTAAATCACAAATGAAATAAATAGCAAGCAATATCAGTTTAACCCCTAAAAAATTTCCCCCTTAATCCCTAACTTGCCTACACAAAACACTTCCCATTGGCAAAAGCAAAGGCAAAAATAATCTCCGGCATACCAACACGCTCTCCACTCTCCCGGTTCTTCACCAATCTCCACCCGGTTAAAAGAATACTGATCGCCCTGCTGTCCTGCGGCCTCGTCTGGCTCTTCATCAAAAATGAATCCATCACTGCCCTACTCAGAATCATGATCCTCTGGGATGTATTCTCCCTTGTATTCTGCGCCCAATGCCTTTACATCTTCTTCAACCGCACCACCAATGAAATCCGTGCATACGCCAGACAGGAAGATGGCAGTCGCCTCATGGTATTTGTCCTGATAGTTATTGCCTGCTTTGCAAGCATGCTCATGGTGCTCCTCCTCATGTTATCCACCGAATCAAGAGAAGCCGGCCTGGTATTATACCTGCCTGTAGCGGTAGCGGGTATACTTTTATCATGGGTCATGATCCATTGCATGTTTGCAATTCACTACGCCCACATCTATTATGATGATGACGAGGAAGACAATACCCGTCATATTGGTGGATTAGAATTCCCGCAGGAAAAGCATCCGGATTACCTGGATTTCGCTTATTTCTCTTTTGTGATTGGCATGACCTTCCAGGTTTCAGACGTGGAGATCAGTAATAAAAAATTAAGAAGACTGGCTTTACTACATGGATTGCTGGCATTTGGAATGAATACCTTTGTGGTGGCATTAACGATCAACCTGGTAGCAGGTCTGAAAGGATAAGGGATTTACTCCAAACTCCATCAACCTGGTGGCCGTCTGGAAGGATAAGGGACTTACTCCAAACTCCATCAACCTGGCAGCCCGTCTGAAAGGATAAGGGTTTACTCCAAACTCCAAAATGCCTGCGTTGCCAGCACTTCCGCTCTTCTTAGCATCTTCTTTTCCCTCAATGGCCGCACTATGCCCCAATACACCTGTTCAATATACTCCCATCCAAACGCCGCTGTACTAAACACGATCATTATCCCTGCAAATAACTGTAATCCCATAAAAAACGAAATTCCTACATGCAGCAACACCACTCCCACGTACGCATATACCCTTGTTTTTCTCCACCAGATAAACACAGGATAACCGATTTCAATCAACAAAGTACTCCAGCAAATCAACTTCGCCAGCCATGGATAGTCCGCCAACCAGCGCATATCAAATCTTGCAAACTGCCCCTGCATGAATGTTTGCCAGATCGCTTCCCCATTCCACCATTGTGCTCCCATTGCCTTTTCCAGGCCGGAAGCTAAGTAGACAATACATAAATGGATCTGCAATACCCTTATTGACAGCGTATTCCATTCACTCACACTACTCTCACTATTCTTCCATGTAAATGAATCGCCCACCGGCATCAGTATGCAATAGAACAAAGCAATGTGTAAGAATGTCTCTACCCCATAGGCAGCCATAAATCCTGTATTGATAAACATCAGGTGTAAACCCCAGGCCAGTGTAGCGGCTGCTCTTGTTGACATCCCCAATAACAGGAAGATTAAACAGACCAGGTATACCGCCATTAATATATACACCATGCTATCGCCGGGTATGCCTATCGCCGTAGCTAAGGGCTGTAGCCAGGATAACTGGGGCATGAGGGGGGATACGATTCCTTTGCTGAGTGACCAGGGGATTAATCCATTTACGCCGTATAACATTACGACATTGCCCAGGAGCCAACATCCCTGGATTAATCCAATGAATGCGATGGCGATTCTAAAAAAAGCTAGTGGCTCGCCAGAGCGGGGGGAGAAAAAGAAGCGGTGTAATACACCGGAATAGCTGTTCATAAAAACTGTTATTATAGATGAAGGAAATCATCTCCGGTAGGGGGTATTGATTGGCTTAGTAGTAGTTATTGATGCAAGGCTTTAAGTAGGCTATTAATGCAGGACTTAAAGCAAGCTACTGATGCAAGACTTAAAGCAAGCAACGATGCAAAACTTAAAGTAAGCTACTGATGCAAGACTTAAAGCAAGCCACCGATACAAGACTTAGAGCAAGTCTACCGATGCAAAACTTAAAGTAAGCTACTGATGCACGACTTAAAGCAAGCTGCTGATGCACGACTTTAAGCAAGTCTACCGATGCAAGGCTTAAAGCAAGCCACCGATGCAAAACTTAAAGCAAGTCTACCGATGCAAAACTTAAAGCAAGCCATAATAAATAATAGCCATGATGCAAAACCAATCCTCCTACCGGATATGTTTATTGATTGAAATTATTTTTATCATCTCTCCCAATTACCAGGCATATTCAACAGATGACTGTTATTCCTAAATGTTTCATTAACAAATATTCATACCCATTCACTCCCTATTCTTTCTATAATCTTTCACCAAAAACGGCTCCCACTTTGCCTCCACCCCATTCCTAAAATCCTTCATCTCCGGCACCAACTTACTCACCACCGTCACCCGCACCATCGTGCCATCGGGCGCCTCCTTCAACACATACGCCGCACAACTCCTCGCCAGCAACGGCTGCGCTTCCTCAATACTGAAAAAATTATAAATCGTCTGAATCCTCCTGTTACACTCGCTATTATTACCTTCCAATCTCATTACATGCTGAGATTTTCCATCTGCCACCGTGTACAACACCGCAATTTCATTCCCGATATGCGGGGCGAAAAAACTAAAAATATTCCCGGCGCCGGTAAAGTCGCCATAACCTGATAACCAGGTCGTATGCTTACTCCATTCTTTGAAATGAGCAGCATGCAAAGCGACTACCAACAAGTGGAAAAGCGCGATGCCCATCCAACAAATATGCTTCCACGTTATCATAAAAAAGGTTAAAATGAAGCGTGTAAAAAGTTAAAAAAGAGAGGCCAGCTGAAAACAGCGTATAAAATTTTACAGCTGGCCCCGGGGTAAGTAGGAATGGGTGGATGAAAGATCAAAGATCGAAATGGGGTTAATGAATCACCAATCTTCTCCTGTCCTTTCATCTACCATCAACCAGACCTTATTTCACAATTACTATTTATGTATTGATTATCAACTGGAAATACCTATTTATGAAATAAGTTCTAGAACTCATTTCATCATTACCATTTAAGTATTGATTATCAATCATAAAGGCCTATTTATGAAATGAGTTCTAGTTAATCCCTAATATCGCGGCACCTGCAACTTCTTCTATATTGAGTTTTTCAAACCCTTTATCAAGACTTACAAAATTCGCCCTGATATCCCGCAACACAATCGGGTCAAAACATCCAATCATATTCGGGAACTTCCTTCTCAATATATCTTCCCATCTCAAACTGGTATAAATCGTCAGCTTAGCACCCGCACTTGCAGGCACCTGGGTAATATCTCCCAATCCATAAAATCCTCTTGTAAAGTAAGGCAGTGCCGTACCCTGTGGCAGTGATAACCTGAACTTTTCCAGGGGAGCCTTCGCCAACACTTTCGTATCTACTGCATCCGCCTGTAATTTGCTGGCCGCAGTCAGGAAGGTCTTGGTGGCCAATACCTGCTCACTGGCAGACAATTCAGTAATTGTCAGGTCTGCAAAGGTTTTGCTATCCACTTTCTGTATCAATTCTGCCGCTCTTTTAGCTATATCCAGGTAAGGAATCATGGTAGGACAGGTCTTGATCCAAATCTTTTTAAACGGCGCTTTGGTGTATCCAATCCTTGCCAGGTACGGAAAAGGAATCGGGGTTTTTCCATCGCCGAATTGGGTTTCATCGGAAAGACCGCCGTAAGATGCTTTGGTGATGTAGTTATTTGCCGGTAATCCATCGAAAGTGAGCAGATAGGTTTCCGGTTTAAGGTCCTTTAATATGGCATCCATTTCATCACTGCCATCAGCAGCTGTTACGGCTAATTCTGAAGTTGGACGAAGGGAAGCCTGTTCTTTCTTGCAGGAAAACATGGTCAGTACAGCTAAGCCAGCTATACCGGCTAAGAGGTTGCGTTTCATTTTTTGGGGTTTGAGGTTTTTAGATAACAATTGTTTACCGCACAAAAGTCATGGAATTACCGCTTGCCCACAAGCAGAAAAATACTTGTTTTCACAACGTAGAAATACGCAAATATGGGGTTAACAAGTCAAGGGGTGGGGTGTGATAAATATAGTCCACCGGTATTTGTTATGCTAAAATTTTCAATGAGATATGAGTGTTGTGAAATGTTTGAAAAGAATGTGAGCTATGCACTTAGACATAGCCCACGATCCTGTAGTCATTCCACAACTTTCTTTGATGAATGACGGGTGAGGCTGTTAACAATGGAATACGTCATTCGAAAAATCTTTGAATGGATTGTGAGCTATGTGATTAGACATGCCCACGAACCAGGAGTTATACTACAATTACGTTGGATGAAAGGTGAGCTATACCATAAAGTACGGCCCACCATATTATCTATTTATTCGAAAACAGTTGAAAAGTAAGTTATACCCCACCGGGCATAACTTACTCACATTAGGGGTTCTTACAAACTCTTTGGACGAATGGCAAACTATACCATAAAATATAGCCCGCCATCTTTATTTTTATTCACTTTAGAACAGATGAAAGGCCAGCTACGCCCGAAGGCATTGCTCACTCAATTTGGGGCAACATCATCTCTCTTGAACAATAGATGAAGGGAGCAGGAGAGCTACACCCAAAGGCATAGCACTCCTGTACTATCAACTTTACATCCGTCTTACTTAATTAATAATAACGCAGCGGTCATATAGGTTGTAGCCAAAATCACCTGATCCACACAATCTTCCCACCTTTGCTGGACTTATAAGTTTTGGAAGACGCATCATAATAGTACGTACAGGTACCAAAATGATCAAACTGACATTCGTAATCATATCCTTCGATACCTGCTTCTACGTAAGCAGTTCCATTCCAGTAATATTGAGTTTCCTCGCGGTGATCCTTTGCGAAAGAGCTGGCAATAGCGGAACCGGTACCTACTACAACAGCCAGTGTCATTAACGATAGTTTTAAATTTTGATTCATGGGTTTACATTTTGTGAGTGATAGGGTCAACAAAACTGGGTACGTACTTTTAAATTATGGATGATCAAGGCCGTAAAACAATGAAGCGAAGATATAATAGTCTGCTGCAATACCGCCGCAGTTTGACACAAGATCTTATTTTAACTTTTCCTGTACCCCTTCTCTGCTAAAACGGACTAATATTGAGCTTTACGTCAAAGCAGCTGCATCCGCCATCCATGTATATTTCAAATTCAATAAGTGTTTTCAATACACCTTAGTTTTAAAAATATTTTACTTTTTAAAAATATCTCATTAGCTTTGCGTCAAATTAACACAAAGACCCCATGCCATCTTTCAGTAGTTATAAAAACCCATCGCTGGCAGCAGATCTCGTTGTGTTTGGTTATCAACAAGGTACCCTCTCTATCCTGCTCCTAAACAGGAATACTGAGCCTTTTAAAGATAAATGGGTACTCCCAGGCGCCTTCCTCCTTATGGAAGAACGGCTCCACGATACCTGTGCCCGTGTGCTGAAAACCAAACTTGGTATGGATGACCTCTACCTGGAGCAACTCTTTACCTACGACGCCCCTGATCGTGACCCCAGGGGCCGTGCGATCGCTGTTGCTCACTATGCCCTGGTAAACCCTGCAAAGTTTGCCATTACTGCAGGTACGATGGCGAATGACGTGAAGTGGTTCAATGTGAAGGAGTTACCAGCGCTCGGTTTTGATCATGATATCATTGCGGCAGATGCATTGAAACGTTTACAGCATAAAATCCTCCATTATCCTGTAGGTTTCGAATTGCTCAATGATGTCTTTACCATGCCGGAGCTGCATGCCCTGTATGAATGTATTCTGGATATCAGTATTGACAGAAGGAATTTTCGACGGAAAATACTGGATGCGGGATATATTATTAGTATAGGGAAGAAGAGGGAAGGATTGAATAACAGGCATCCGGATCTTTATGAATTTAATAAAGAGTTGAAAAGCATTCATTTGAGTTTTGGCTAGGCCCAACTGTTTTCTTCGGAGAAAAATTCACCTGGCCCCAAACCCCATTTTACAACAGACCCTTTCAAAATTTTATTATGATGACGAACGACAATAATATAATGACATACGACACCAACTGGCTCATTGCCCAACAGCCAACACCCAAGTTCTGCTTCTTCTGGAAACCTGAGATTTCCGAAGATGGGAGTATCACTGAATCCTGTTTAGGCCAGTGGTGGGTAGCCCCTTTCACCGTGAATGGAAAAACATACCTCACCGCTGAACACTGGATGATGGCCGGCAAAGCCACCCTCTTTGGCGATACTGAAATAGAGAAAAAAATCCTTGCCAGCC
This window of the Chitinophaga sancti genome carries:
- a CDS encoding DUF1345 domain-containing protein codes for the protein MAKAKAKIISGIPTRSPLSRFFTNLHPVKRILIALLSCGLVWLFIKNESITALLRIMILWDVFSLVFCAQCLYIFFNRTTNEIRAYARQEDGSRLMVFVLIVIACFASMLMVLLLMLSTESREAGLVLYLPVAVAGILLSWVMIHCMFAIHYAHIYYDDDEEDNTRHIGGLEFPQEKHPDYLDFAYFSFVIGMTFQVSDVEISNKKLRRLALLHGLLAFGMNTFVVALTINLVAGLKG
- a CDS encoding NUDIX hydrolase; translated protein: MPSFSSYKNPSLAADLVVFGYQQGTLSILLLNRNTEPFKDKWVLPGAFLLMEERLHDTCARVLKTKLGMDDLYLEQLFTYDAPDRDPRGRAIAVAHYALVNPAKFAITAGTMANDVKWFNVKELPALGFDHDIIAADALKRLQHKILHYPVGFELLNDVFTMPELHALYECILDISIDRRNFRRKILDAGYIISIGKKREGLNNRHPDLYEFNKELKSIHLSFG
- a CDS encoding HTTM domain-containing protein, with the protein product MNSYSGVLHRFFFSPRSGEPLAFFRIAIAFIGLIQGCWLLGNVVMLYGVNGLIPWSLSKGIVSPLMPQLSWLQPLATAIGIPGDSMVYILMAVYLVCLIFLLLGMSTRAAATLAWGLHLMFINTGFMAAYGVETFLHIALFYCILMPVGDSFTWKNSESSVSEWNTLSIRVLQIHLCIVYLASGLEKAMGAQWWNGEAIWQTFMQGQFARFDMRWLADYPWLAKLICWSTLLIEIGYPVFIWWRKTRVYAYVGVVLLHVGISFFMGLQLFAGIMIVFSTAAFGWEYIEQVYWGIVRPLREKKMLRRAEVLATQAFWSLE
- a CDS encoding DEAD/DEAH box helicase → MKFEQYRISPEIKRSLEELGFKRPTDIQFKAIPSILKGDDVMAIAQTGTGKTAAFAIPVLHLLQQKLSRLPKKTKGEVRCVVMVPTRELAIQIAEVFVTIAKYTKLNILGLFGGVDEGPQLEKLAKGVDVLIATPGRMFDLISRGFIDLSFTETLILDEADHMLDLGFIRDIRDVLKHMGRRHQTLFFSATIDTDIKDLAYSVVRNPIRIQISPEDPVSKNVQHAVAFVSMDDKRFFLERLVKEFPEGKILVFVRTKVRAERVQAAMERVEIPALVMHGGKEQENRLEAMEDFKSGKVKLLITTDVNARGIDIPNVDYVVNYDLPDVPENYVHRVGRTGRGVQKGQAVSFCSDEEKPVLDEIQKYLGKEITVMKIDKNDYRQTISFSEDIPNDNWQLLLDQHNEEMEKVKKKKKKK